The Cohnella abietis genome has a segment encoding these proteins:
- a CDS encoding DUF2634 domain-containing protein — translation MANLFPNINLPEEQIEEVSQNVSFGRSWRFDYNAGEFVMTPTGIVAVSAGTDAWLEWCKKALQTERYVYLIYSQNYGQEFNDLIRSNLPSSAIEAEIQRITTETLMIDPRTARVDGFSYQWEEECCYYTCVISNIYEEVATIQGSVVNS, via the coding sequence GTGGCTAATTTATTTCCAAATATAAATCTCCCTGAAGAGCAGATAGAAGAAGTTAGTCAAAATGTTTCTTTTGGTCGAAGTTGGCGCTTTGACTATAATGCCGGTGAATTTGTTATGACTCCTACAGGCATTGTCGCGGTCAGCGCAGGAACAGACGCATGGCTGGAGTGGTGTAAAAAAGCTTTGCAGACCGAGCGGTACGTGTATCTGATATATTCACAAAATTATGGTCAGGAGTTTAATGATCTCATTCGATCTAATCTCCCCAGTTCGGCAATCGAAGCTGAGATCCAGCGGATAACAACGGAAACTCTTATGATTGATCCGCGAACTGCTCGTGTGGATGGATTCTCTTATCAATGGGAAGAAGAATGCTGCTACTATACCTGTGTTATATCCAATATTTACGAGGAAGTAGCAACAATACAAGGAAGTGTGGTGAATTCATAA